One window from the genome of Enterobacter asburiae encodes:
- a CDS encoding C45 family autoproteolytic acyltransferase/hydolase has product MKKIDIRGSAFAVGQALGAFGREAWHAKLTQTALWQTVTAMKDAEQTRSMRSLVQSQYPLIWQELEGLAEGLEAPFDEVFAWNCRGDLVRSTSDGCTTVAGSTAEGELIIAHNEDGFPQLRHDCAIVSITPDDGLAFTSFAYPGSICGHTFAVNEKGVVNTVNNIRALHRPRGVPRQVLARAALNAATLDEAISILTTEPRAGAFHHTVGQMGDSRLFSVEATGTGCSVMPLREVFAHANHLIHPQLDAVEQVITDSSRSRQQRLNAWLETQSHLDGAAALGILSDQHDPALPIYRLSPQDPDEENTLATAVFTLSTSDIKWQIFTHDRQKPALESY; this is encoded by the coding sequence ATGAAAAAAATCGACATTCGTGGTTCCGCTTTTGCAGTAGGTCAGGCGCTTGGCGCGTTCGGCCGCGAAGCCTGGCATGCAAAACTGACGCAAACGGCGTTGTGGCAAACCGTTACCGCCATGAAAGACGCAGAACAGACCCGGAGCATGCGCTCGCTGGTTCAGTCTCAGTATCCCCTTATCTGGCAGGAACTGGAGGGATTAGCCGAGGGTCTGGAAGCACCGTTTGATGAGGTGTTTGCCTGGAACTGCCGCGGCGATCTGGTGCGCTCGACCTCTGACGGCTGTACCACGGTAGCGGGAAGCACCGCTGAGGGAGAGCTGATTATTGCGCATAATGAAGACGGTTTCCCACAGCTTCGGCATGACTGCGCCATCGTCAGCATTACCCCGGATGACGGCCTGGCGTTTACCAGTTTTGCCTACCCGGGGTCGATTTGCGGACATACCTTCGCCGTAAACGAAAAGGGCGTGGTGAACACGGTGAATAACATACGCGCTTTGCACCGTCCACGCGGCGTACCGCGTCAGGTATTAGCCCGCGCCGCGCTGAATGCCGCCACGCTGGATGAAGCCATCTCCATACTGACTACCGAGCCACGCGCCGGTGCATTTCACCATACGGTGGGACAAATGGGAGACAGCCGACTGTTTAGCGTGGAGGCTACGGGAACAGGCTGTTCCGTTATGCCGCTGCGGGAGGTTTTCGCCCATGCTAATCACCTTATCCACCCTCAGCTTGATGCGGTTGAGCAGGTGATCACTGACAGCTCCCGGTCACGCCAGCAGCGGCTAAACGCCTGGCTGGAGACGCAATCTCACCTCGATGGTGCGGCAGCACTGGGTATTCTTTCAGACCAGCATGATCCCGCGCTCCCGATTTATCGTCTCTCGCCACAGGACCCGGATGAAGAGAACACGCTGGCCACTGCCGTCTTTACACTGAGCACGTCGGACATAAAATGGCAGATATTCACTCACGATCGGCAAAAACCCGCTTTAGAGTCTTACTGA
- the gstA gene encoding glutathione transferase GstA has product MKLYYAPDTCSLSPHIVLRELAIEFELVKVDNRSKLTADGRDFLTINPKGYVAALELDDGKILTEGPAILQYLADLKPESGLAPRADGWERVRLQEWLNFITSEIHAGSAPLFNRELPEEAKSIFREKLFRWFDFLQETLSTSAYLTGSAFSVADAYLFTVLGWARFFAIELSPWPALLAYREKISARPAVQAALGAESTQ; this is encoded by the coding sequence ATGAAACTCTATTACGCCCCGGACACCTGCTCACTCTCACCCCATATCGTGCTTCGCGAACTGGCGATTGAGTTTGAACTGGTTAAAGTGGACAACAGGAGCAAGCTTACCGCTGACGGGCGCGACTTCCTGACCATTAACCCTAAAGGTTATGTCGCAGCGCTTGAGCTGGATGACGGGAAAATCCTGACCGAGGGGCCAGCCATTTTGCAGTACCTGGCAGACCTCAAGCCAGAAAGTGGGCTGGCACCGCGTGCAGACGGCTGGGAGCGAGTGCGGCTTCAGGAATGGCTAAACTTTATCACCAGCGAAATACACGCGGGATCGGCGCCTCTTTTTAACCGCGAGCTGCCCGAAGAGGCCAAATCTATTTTTCGCGAGAAGCTGTTCAGGTGGTTCGATTTTCTTCAGGAAACGCTCTCCACAAGCGCTTATCTGACGGGATCGGCATTCAGCGTGGCAGATGCCTATCTTTTCACCGTGCTGGGGTGGGCCAGGTTCTTCGCCATTGAGCTGAGCCCCTGGCCTGCGTTGCTGGCGTACAGGGAAAAAATCAGTGCCCGTCCAGCGGTGCAGGCCGCATTAGGTGCGGAATCGACTCAGTAA
- a CDS encoding LysR family transcriptional regulator, with protein MMNLLHWRLLVAVADASNISRAAEEVGMTQSGASQAIAQLEASLGFAVFTRERRHIGVTALGEQVVKEARSMLARLDAIRVLADESRGLSGGRIRLASFPSVTSTFLPGLLRDFKRLHPEIEVIVLEGTDQEVEEWLAADTVDLGVVMNPVPERAEAVLGQDAWVAVLPASHRQARYTRTRGIPLEELADQPFVLATGGCAVNGKSLMEQAGLQLSDVRVTVRDWISACLLVREGMGVALIPESALPDELRGLCVVPVAPSLCRAFGLVCSQAGKSSRATQALLEGLLKMKRSA; from the coding sequence ATGATGAATCTTTTACACTGGCGCTTGCTGGTTGCAGTAGCCGATGCCAGTAATATTTCGCGTGCCGCTGAAGAGGTAGGCATGACGCAGTCTGGTGCCAGCCAGGCGATCGCTCAGTTAGAGGCTTCATTAGGATTTGCTGTATTCACGCGAGAGCGGCGCCACATCGGCGTAACAGCCCTGGGCGAGCAGGTGGTCAAAGAGGCAAGGAGCATGCTGGCGCGACTGGACGCCATCCGCGTACTGGCGGATGAGAGCCGGGGGTTAAGTGGGGGGCGCATTCGTCTTGCCAGTTTCCCTTCAGTGACATCCACGTTTTTGCCCGGACTGCTGCGCGACTTTAAGCGCCTGCATCCTGAAATCGAGGTTATCGTACTCGAAGGGACGGACCAGGAGGTCGAAGAGTGGCTGGCGGCAGATACGGTTGATCTGGGCGTGGTCATGAACCCTGTTCCTGAGCGTGCTGAAGCGGTCTTAGGGCAGGATGCATGGGTCGCGGTGTTGCCAGCCAGCCACCGTCAGGCTCGTTATACACGTACGCGCGGCATCCCCCTTGAGGAACTGGCAGACCAGCCCTTCGTGCTCGCAACGGGCGGTTGTGCCGTCAATGGAAAAAGCCTGATGGAACAGGCTGGCTTGCAGCTGTCTGACGTGCGGGTGACCGTCCGCGACTGGATCAGCGCCTGCCTGCTGGTGCGCGAAGGCATGGGCGTCGCGCTGATACCTGAATCCGCCCTGCCGGATGAATTACGCGGCTTGTGCGTCGTGCCCGTAGCACCTTCGCTGTGCCGGGCGTTTGGACTGGTTTGTTCGCAGGCGGGCAAATCCTCCCGCGCGACGCAGGCGTTATTAGAAGGATTGCTCAAAATGAAAAGGTCTGCGTGA
- a CDS encoding flavin reductase family protein yields MSIQPVELNKAYRLLQVGPTTMISAKNDGIENVMAAAWVGLVGNNKVMAFIGPQAFTRGLVEKSGYYVVQIPVVKQMEMVLYAGGHSYSDTPDKNSKIPLFYQKEFDLPLVEGCAGWLVCKVIPNVENQKQHNLFMGEIVGAWSDDRVFRNGHWIFDDAPDELRTVHYVAGGQFYAIGKGTKFNYGPGKD; encoded by the coding sequence ATGTCAATTCAACCAGTAGAGTTAAACAAAGCCTATCGTTTATTGCAGGTCGGGCCAACGACGATGATATCGGCTAAAAATGATGGCATTGAAAATGTCATGGCAGCTGCCTGGGTGGGGTTAGTAGGTAATAACAAAGTGATGGCTTTTATAGGTCCACAAGCATTTACTCGCGGACTTGTAGAAAAAAGTGGATATTACGTTGTCCAGATTCCAGTAGTAAAACAGATGGAAATGGTTTTATATGCTGGAGGCCACAGTTATTCTGACACACCCGATAAAAACAGTAAAATTCCACTATTTTATCAGAAAGAGTTTGATCTTCCTTTAGTTGAAGGTTGCGCTGGCTGGCTAGTCTGTAAGGTCATACCTAATGTAGAAAATCAAAAACAGCACAACTTGTTCATGGGGGAAATTGTCGGAGCATGGAGTGATGACCGCGTTTTCAGAAATGGGCACTGGATTTTTGATGATGCGCCTGATGAATTACGTACTGTCCATTACGTAGCTGGCGGACAGTTTTACGCCATTGGTAAAGGTACAAAATTCAATTATGGTCCAGGAAAAGACTAA
- a CDS encoding LysR family transcriptional regulator yields MNKLDALKFFIIASETLNFREAAIKLSVSPSVVTRTVAELEKQLGEPLFKRNTRSIFLTSFGELFLPQAKRLLEDSEKLFLMAKDDNEMKGIVRITLLRFPNHEQILYELLTALRPYPELFIDWRLDMMKLDTIEHRIDIGIRVGREPNPNFIIKNIGQVEHILVASPELIARLGAPTDLEDLRQRYPFSGLINPETGKSFEFMSDAVNTFVPRHIEFYTTDPYAEIQAALAGKTVVQSSDFICREYLASGQLVPPLPELRQEKWQFYLYRPYQLITPKRVTVVFSLLEKILRKYFTSK; encoded by the coding sequence ATGAACAAACTTGATGCTCTAAAGTTTTTTATCATCGCCTCTGAAACCCTGAACTTCCGCGAAGCAGCCATAAAGCTGTCGGTTTCACCATCAGTAGTAACCCGAACAGTCGCTGAGTTGGAGAAACAGCTTGGTGAACCTCTTTTCAAACGCAATACTCGGTCGATCTTTCTCACCAGTTTCGGTGAGTTATTTTTACCCCAAGCGAAGCGACTGCTGGAAGATTCTGAAAAGTTATTTCTGATGGCGAAAGATGATAATGAAATGAAAGGTATTGTTCGTATCACATTACTTCGATTTCCAAATCATGAGCAAATCTTGTATGAACTGTTGACTGCACTGCGTCCATATCCTGAGTTATTTATCGACTGGCGTTTAGATATGATGAAACTTGATACTATCGAGCATCGTATCGATATAGGCATACGCGTAGGGCGAGAGCCTAATCCAAACTTCATCATTAAAAATATCGGGCAAGTTGAACATATTTTGGTTGCATCCCCTGAACTCATTGCGCGCCTGGGAGCACCAACTGATTTAGAAGATCTTCGACAGCGTTATCCATTTAGTGGTTTAATTAATCCTGAAACGGGGAAGTCATTTGAGTTTATGAGTGACGCTGTGAATACTTTTGTCCCTCGTCATATTGAGTTTTATACTACAGACCCATACGCCGAAATTCAGGCTGCATTGGCCGGAAAAACGGTTGTACAATCCAGCGATTTTATCTGTAGGGAGTACTTAGCAAGCGGCCAACTTGTTCCCCCACTGCCAGAACTGCGACAGGAGAAATGGCAATTTTATTTATATCGACCTTATCAGCTGATTACTCCCAAAAGGGTCACGGTCGTTTTCTCGCTATTAGAAAAAATATTACGCAAATATTTCACATCTAAATAA
- a CDS encoding efflux RND transporter periplasmic adaptor subunit: MKSLLSLLARYALTLSVVAGATLLAFMMWKHYAQTPWTRDGRVRADVVQIAPDVSGPVISVAVRDNQWVNRGDVLYAIDPRWLKLAVVSAQADVESKRHEMLMRQDAAHRRTLIKNAISSEDLQQTGSAANVAAANYHGALAALDLAELNLAHATVRAPVSGYVTHLRLRPGDYATAGETKVAIVDAHSFWVVGYFEETKLRHIRVGDAAQVVLMGYEPVITGHVESIGHGIGDSNDETGGLGLPDVEPTFSWVRLAQRVPVRIHIDRLPEGVELVAGLSASVAVGG, translated from the coding sequence ATGAAATCACTTCTCTCTTTACTGGCTCGCTATGCGCTGACGCTGAGCGTCGTCGCGGGGGCTACGCTTCTGGCATTTATGATGTGGAAACACTACGCACAAACGCCGTGGACCCGCGACGGCCGCGTGCGGGCGGACGTGGTGCAGATTGCGCCGGACGTCTCCGGGCCGGTCATCAGCGTGGCCGTGCGGGACAATCAGTGGGTGAACCGGGGCGATGTGCTTTACGCTATCGATCCGCGCTGGCTTAAGCTGGCGGTGGTCAGCGCGCAGGCGGACGTCGAGTCGAAACGCCATGAGATGCTGATGCGCCAGGATGCGGCCCATCGCCGCACGCTGATTAAAAACGCCATTTCGAGCGAGGATTTGCAGCAAACCGGCAGCGCGGCGAACGTCGCGGCGGCCAATTATCACGGCGCGCTGGCCGCGCTGGATCTGGCAGAGCTTAATCTGGCGCACGCCACCGTCCGTGCGCCGGTCTCGGGGTACGTCACGCACCTGCGGCTGCGGCCCGGAGACTACGCGACGGCGGGGGAGACAAAGGTCGCCATCGTCGATGCCCACAGCTTCTGGGTGGTGGGGTACTTTGAGGAGACCAAGCTGCGCCATATTCGCGTCGGGGATGCCGCGCAGGTGGTGCTGATGGGATACGAGCCTGTCATCACGGGGCACGTGGAGAGCATCGGACATGGGATCGGGGACAGCAACGATGAGACGGGCGGGCTGGGCCTGCCCGACGTCGAGCCGACGTTTAGCTGGGTTCGGCTGGCGCAGCGCGTACCGGTGCGCATTCATATCGACAGGTTGCCGGAGGGGGTTGAGCTGGTGGCGGGGCTGTCGGCGAGCGTGGCGGTGGGGGGATAG
- a CDS encoding DUF1656 domain-containing protein: MVNDLNIGGVFIPGLLTVDLAALVCTLSLVALFSLSRLYRRLPFRPLMDVSTWIVTFFLLMQGLTALGLLS, translated from the coding sequence ATGGTTAACGATCTCAATATCGGCGGCGTTTTTATTCCGGGGCTGCTGACGGTCGACCTCGCGGCGCTGGTATGCACGCTGAGCCTCGTCGCGCTTTTCTCTCTCAGCAGGCTCTACCGGCGCTTGCCGTTTCGCCCGCTGATGGATGTTTCAACCTGGATTGTCACCTTTTTCCTGCTGATGCAGGGTCTGACCGCGTTGGGGTTATTGTCATGA
- a CDS encoding FUSC family protein: MKNIFSHPVHIPAALRNDAGALIYSAKSFAAAMLAYYLALSIGLERPSWAIITVYIVSQTSVGASLSRSLYRLAGTVVGANATVLIVPTFANTPVLCSAVLTGWITFCLWLSLLERTPRAYAFVLAGYTASLIGFPAVSDPGGIFNVAIVRVQEISIGIFCAALIHRYVLPARVSGLFNAKLSQTLQAARGRVADTIAGKPDAASGPLHLALALQFLQGISHHIPYDFALSAPVRQARKAIHDRLARLVIVNCELHDRLPAIGALPADVQALLEDVQAWLAAEGAGASSTAEALLLRCALFIDRYAAQAQTFDDALQVSFIRYLSEAIALLQQCERLSGAILHAKPVFGEMQTRAAKGYVFHRDPLTAARTALGAFAIILSGCLVWIFSAWPDGGTAVSILGVCCTLFGSFDTPAPHIVKYIIGSFWGVLISLFYSFALLPLVSDFPVLVAVLAPAYLLAGSLQARPPTTFMAMGITLTLPILCELGAHYSGDFAVAANTAIALFAATGFAVVSMSLLQTVQADGAITRLLNLCQRDIRRSVKGTLRVDETYWINLMMDRTALLLPRLQRSESAPEQALDRLLHALRLGLSVMHLRRSDAPPGREVDALFHRINAADRHALRERIVTLIERHLPAADEHTRQLVFRLVDLHCALRGPDHG, from the coding sequence ATGAAAAACATTTTCTCTCATCCCGTGCACATCCCCGCCGCGCTGCGAAACGATGCGGGCGCGCTGATCTACTCTGCGAAGAGTTTTGCCGCGGCGATGCTGGCTTATTACCTCGCGCTGTCGATAGGCCTTGAGCGTCCCTCGTGGGCCATTATTACGGTATACATCGTGTCGCAGACGTCGGTCGGGGCATCGCTGAGCCGAAGCCTCTACCGGCTGGCAGGTACCGTTGTCGGGGCCAACGCGACCGTTCTGATTGTGCCCACCTTCGCGAATACGCCAGTCCTGTGCAGCGCGGTGCTGACAGGCTGGATAACGTTCTGCCTGTGGCTCTCCCTGCTGGAACGCACGCCCCGAGCCTATGCCTTCGTGCTGGCGGGCTACACCGCGAGCCTGATTGGTTTTCCCGCAGTGTCCGATCCCGGCGGCATCTTTAACGTCGCCATCGTCCGCGTGCAGGAGATTTCGATTGGGATTTTCTGCGCGGCGCTGATTCACCGTTACGTGCTGCCCGCGCGCGTATCAGGGCTGTTCAACGCGAAATTATCCCAGACGCTACAGGCCGCGCGCGGGCGGGTGGCGGATACCATAGCCGGTAAACCCGATGCGGCTTCCGGCCCGCTGCATCTGGCCCTCGCGCTGCAGTTCCTGCAGGGAATAAGCCACCATATTCCGTACGATTTTGCCCTTTCAGCCCCGGTGCGGCAGGCCAGAAAAGCGATCCACGACCGGCTGGCGCGGCTGGTTATCGTCAACTGTGAACTACACGATCGCCTGCCAGCGATCGGAGCCCTGCCCGCCGACGTGCAGGCATTGCTGGAGGACGTTCAGGCCTGGCTTGCCGCTGAAGGCGCGGGGGCCAGCAGCACGGCAGAGGCGCTGCTGCTCCGCTGTGCGCTTTTTATCGATCGGTATGCCGCGCAGGCGCAGACGTTTGACGACGCGCTGCAGGTCAGTTTTATTCGCTACCTCTCGGAGGCTATCGCGCTGTTGCAGCAGTGCGAACGTCTTTCCGGGGCCATCCTCCATGCCAAACCCGTCTTTGGGGAGATGCAAACCCGCGCGGCGAAAGGCTACGTTTTCCACCGCGATCCTCTTACCGCGGCCCGCACGGCGCTGGGGGCTTTCGCCATCATCCTGAGCGGCTGTCTGGTCTGGATCTTCTCAGCGTGGCCGGATGGCGGCACGGCGGTGTCTATCCTGGGGGTCTGCTGCACGCTGTTTGGCAGCTTCGATACCCCGGCACCGCACATCGTGAAATACATCATTGGCTCGTTCTGGGGCGTGCTCATTAGCCTGTTCTACAGCTTTGCGCTGCTGCCGCTGGTGAGCGATTTTCCGGTGCTGGTGGCGGTGCTTGCCCCGGCGTATCTGCTGGCCGGGTCGCTTCAGGCGCGTCCGCCCACCACGTTTATGGCGATGGGGATTACCCTGACGCTGCCCATTCTTTGCGAGCTGGGGGCGCACTACAGCGGAGATTTCGCCGTTGCGGCCAACACCGCCATCGCGCTCTTTGCCGCCACCGGCTTTGCCGTCGTCAGCATGAGCCTGCTGCAAACCGTGCAGGCGGATGGTGCCATCACGCGTCTGCTGAACCTGTGTCAGCGCGACATTCGCCGCAGCGTGAAGGGCACGCTGCGGGTTGATGAAACGTACTGGATCAACCTGATGATGGACCGAACCGCCCTGTTGCTGCCGCGCCTGCAGCGCAGCGAGAGCGCACCAGAGCAGGCGCTCGATCGGCTGCTACACGCGCTGCGTCTGGGGCTTTCGGTCATGCATTTACGCCGCAGTGACGCACCGCCCGGCAGGGAGGTTGACGCGCTTTTTCATCGGATAAACGCCGCAGACCGCCACGCCTTACGCGAACGCATCGTTACCCTTATCGAACGCCATCTGCCTGCGGCAGATGAACATACGCGCCAGTTGGTCTTCAGGCTGGTGGATCTGCACTGCGCATTACGGGGGCCAGACCATGGTTAA
- a CDS encoding AraC family transcriptional regulator, producing MKPQPATTLYDPDSTASPAVARHLDFVDYAAEVPVHTHRKGQLIIARYGAVSCYAENDIWIVPPDCAVWIPGGIPHSAKATWNAHLNYLFIEPGAAALPERCCTLAISPLIKELVDRLTREGVDYPADGHVARLTRVTLDELASMPQQKLSLPVSTDPKIRAMADALVTRPEDRSTLKEWAKRLALSERSFARLMQRETGLSFGRWRQQLHLIIALRELASGVPVQNVATTLGYESVNAFITMFRKAMGSTPAHYFAERKNSGR from the coding sequence GTGAAGCCTCAACCCGCTACTACGCTGTATGACCCTGACTCTACCGCCTCTCCTGCCGTGGCGCGTCATCTGGACTTCGTGGATTACGCCGCGGAAGTGCCGGTACATACCCACCGCAAGGGGCAGCTGATCATTGCCCGATACGGTGCGGTCAGCTGTTACGCGGAGAATGACATCTGGATCGTGCCGCCGGACTGCGCCGTCTGGATCCCCGGCGGGATCCCGCACAGCGCCAAAGCGACCTGGAACGCGCATCTCAACTATCTGTTTATTGAGCCCGGCGCGGCGGCGCTGCCGGAGAGATGCTGCACGCTGGCGATCTCGCCGCTGATTAAGGAGCTGGTCGATCGTCTGACGCGCGAAGGCGTGGATTATCCCGCCGACGGCCACGTCGCCAGGCTGACCCGGGTGACGCTGGACGAGCTCGCCAGCATGCCGCAGCAGAAGCTGAGCCTGCCGGTCTCAACCGACCCAAAAATTCGCGCCATGGCTGACGCGCTGGTTACCCGCCCTGAGGACAGAAGCACCCTTAAGGAATGGGCGAAAAGGCTCGCCCTCAGCGAGCGTTCGTTTGCCCGCCTGATGCAGCGCGAGACCGGGCTGAGTTTCGGGCGATGGCGCCAGCAGCTGCATTTGATTATTGCCCTGCGGGAGCTGGCAAGCGGCGTGCCCGTCCAGAACGTGGCGACAACGCTCGGGTACGAATCCGTGAATGCGTTTATCACCATGTTCCGAAAAGCGATGGGCAGCACGCCCGCCCACTACTTTGCCGAACGGAAAAACAGCGGCCGTTAG
- a CDS encoding oxidoreductase — MSDNPVIALIGPGAIGTTIAAVLHDAGRTPLLCGRTAHPELRLRHDEGETVVPGPVLTDPVVITRPVDLVFVAVKTTQNGDSAGWLRALCDEHTVVCALQNGVEQKAQLEAWVNGATVLPSVVWFPAQREPDASVWLRAKPRLTLPDVPQAQRVVQALRGTRCEVELSADFPTVAWRKLLQNAVAGLMVLANRRAGMFRREDISELSLAYLREGLAVARAEGAKLDDAVAQEILANFQRAPEDLGTSILADRQADRPMEWDIRNGVIQRYGRKHGIAVPISDVVVPLLAAGSEGPG; from the coding sequence ATGTCTGACAATCCAGTGATTGCGCTGATTGGGCCTGGCGCAATTGGGACCACCATCGCCGCGGTGCTGCATGACGCGGGCCGTACGCCGCTATTGTGCGGACGCACCGCGCATCCTGAACTACGCCTGCGCCACGACGAGGGTGAAACCGTGGTGCCCGGCCCGGTATTGACCGATCCGGTCGTCATCACGCGCCCCGTCGATCTCGTTTTCGTGGCGGTAAAAACGACGCAAAATGGCGACAGCGCCGGATGGCTGCGGGCCCTGTGCGATGAACACACCGTAGTCTGCGCGCTGCAAAACGGCGTGGAGCAAAAAGCCCAGCTTGAGGCGTGGGTTAACGGCGCGACGGTGCTGCCGTCGGTAGTGTGGTTCCCGGCGCAGCGCGAGCCGGATGCCTCCGTGTGGCTGCGCGCCAAACCGCGCCTGACGCTGCCGGACGTGCCGCAGGCGCAGCGGGTGGTGCAGGCGCTTCGCGGTACGCGCTGTGAAGTTGAGCTATCGGCAGATTTCCCTACCGTCGCCTGGCGCAAGCTGCTGCAAAACGCGGTCGCCGGGCTGATGGTGCTGGCCAACCGCCGCGCCGGGATGTTCAGGCGGGAGGATATCAGCGAACTTTCGCTGGCCTACCTGCGCGAGGGGCTTGCCGTCGCCCGCGCCGAAGGGGCGAAGCTGGACGATGCGGTGGCCCAGGAGATTCTGGCGAACTTCCAGCGTGCGCCTGAGGACCTGGGCACGTCGATCCTTGCCGACCGTCAGGCGGATCGCCCGATGGAGTGGGATATCCGCAACGGCGTGATCCAGCGCTACGGCCGCAAGCACGGGATTGCGGTGCCCATCAGCGACGTGGTGGTGCCGCTGCTGGCGGCGGGGAGCGAGGGGCCGGGCTAA
- a CDS encoding YbdK family carboxylate-amine ligase, with translation MPLPDFKSSEPFTLGIELELQVVNPPGYDLSQDSSALIAAVKDDIKGGEVKHDITESMLEIATGVCQNIDQAAAQFSVMQQSILRAAAEQHIQICGGGTHPFQKWQRQEVCDDERYNVTLERFGYLILQATVFGQHVHVGCRTGDDAIYLLHGLSRFVPHFIALAAASPYMQGTDTKFSSSRLNIFSGFPDNGQMPWVNSWQEFEGLFRRLSSTSMIDSIKDLHWDIRPSPHFGTVEVRVMDTPLTLGHAINIAGLIQATSHWLLTARPYKHQEKDFLLYRFNRFQACRYGLEGILTDVHTGEHKTVAEDIAWLLEQVAPSAEKLGAASAINEIALLLKQGKSEAQRMREFIADGGSLISLVQKHCELWATSP, from the coding sequence ATGCCTTTACCCGATTTTAAGTCCTCTGAACCTTTCACCCTCGGCATCGAACTCGAACTGCAGGTGGTTAACCCGCCGGGCTACGATCTGAGCCAGGACTCCTCCGCGCTCATCGCCGCCGTCAAAGACGACATCAAAGGCGGCGAGGTCAAACACGACATCACCGAAAGCATGCTCGAAATCGCCACCGGCGTATGCCAGAACATCGACCAGGCGGCGGCGCAGTTCTCGGTGATGCAGCAGAGCATCCTGCGCGCGGCGGCGGAGCAGCATATCCAGATCTGCGGCGGCGGGACGCACCCGTTCCAGAAGTGGCAGCGTCAGGAGGTCTGCGACGACGAGCGCTATAACGTCACGCTGGAGCGCTTTGGCTATCTGATTTTGCAGGCAACGGTGTTCGGCCAGCACGTGCATGTGGGGTGTCGAACCGGGGACGACGCGATTTACCTGCTGCACGGCCTGTCGCGCTTCGTGCCGCACTTTATCGCCCTGGCGGCCGCCTCGCCGTACATGCAGGGCACGGACACGAAGTTCTCCTCGTCGCGACTCAACATCTTCTCCGGGTTCCCGGATAACGGCCAAATGCCGTGGGTCAACAGCTGGCAGGAGTTCGAAGGGCTGTTCCGCCGCCTGAGTTCGACCAGCATGATCGACAGCATTAAGGATCTGCACTGGGACATCCGCCCCAGCCCGCACTTCGGCACCGTGGAGGTGCGGGTGATGGATACGCCGCTGACGCTCGGCCACGCGATTAACATCGCCGGGCTTATTCAGGCGACGTCCCACTGGCTGCTGACCGCGCGGCCCTATAAGCATCAGGAAAAAGATTTTCTGCTGTACCGCTTTAACCGTTTTCAGGCCTGTCGCTACGGGCTGGAGGGGATCCTGACGGATGTGCACACCGGCGAGCACAAAACCGTGGCGGAAGACATTGCGTGGCTGCTGGAGCAGGTTGCGCCGTCGGCCGAGAAGCTCGGCGCTGCGAGCGCAATCAATGAAATTGCCCTGCTGTTAAAGCAGGGCAAGAGCGAGGCGCAGCGCATGCGGGAGTTTATCGCCGACGGCGGCTCGCTGATCTCTCTGGTGCAGAAGCACTGCGAGCTGTGGGCGACGAGTCCGTAA